The Halichondria panicea chromosome 14, odHalPani1.1, whole genome shotgun sequence genome contains a region encoding:
- the LOC135347924 gene encoding uncharacterized protein LOC135347924: MAIPNHWIGVPDTPNVPLLYAVLPDIAKYLNIDVIVMYMFQKGCITDNDYYRINKARESGGNIQVCTELAVLVHKNRSLDKFILALEQSTAQHAGHDDILRRIREEQNRRESLPTIEPASPPILVVPGHSTSLEGITKGPYFPGVNESLTKAEPILLPITGEIQSREERKKPSIGAFCLGNLCTAMIVIVLSLAASGSALIYYAAQAWMFPVYINCTIKLYTDNANNPDPERNSIYTFILISGFLCLIIPSIFLLLLIYSIVKSFKGFSRDIVRQYFVIVIIAYIAVCILIGIAQLAFSFYIASLIYPNFGHYMFDTKPIGEMIFECDPAIYLSAFVSVTVTYILIFILLAALVSWYIASKVKKYFATVVDEWFDHCLRAFKAKTTAVTTPRAGNNSPMFEGRLETQL; encoded by the exons ATG GCCATCCCCAACCACTGGATCGGTGTACCCGACACTCCGAATGTTCCACTTCTCTATGCTGTTCTACCCGATATAGCAAAGTACCTCAACATCGATGTTATTGTAATGTACATGTTTCAGAAAGGATGTATAACTGACAATGACTACTACCGGATTAACAAAGCCAGAGAGTCTGGGGGCAATATACAAGTGTGTACCGAGCTTGCTGTTCTAGTTCACAAGAATAGATCTCTGGACAAGTTCATTCTAGCTCTGGAACAATCCACTGCACAGCATGCCGGACATGACGATATCTTGAGACGAATCAGAGAAGAGCAAAACAGACGAGAATCACTCCCGACTATAGAGCCGGCTAGTCCCCCCATTCTTGTCGTTCCTGGGCATTCAACTTCTCTTGAGGGAATTACTAAAGGACCGTATTTTCCTGGGGTCAATGAGAGTTTGACAAAAGCTGAACCTATTTTGTTGCCAATAACA GGCGAGATTCAATCTAgagaagaaagaaagaagcCTTCTATTGGTG CATTCTGCCTTGGGAATTTGTGCACTG CAATGATTGTGATTGTGCTCTCACTGGCTGCTAGCGGAAGTGCACTAATCTATTACG CTGCTCAAGCCTGGATGTTCCCCGTGTACATCAACTGCACTATAAAACTATACACAGACAACGCCAACAATCCCGACCCAGAACGTAATTCTATCTACACTTTCATCCTAATATCGGGATTCCTGTGTCTAATCATACCATCGATCTTTCTGCTACTTCTAATCTATAGCATCGTCAAGAGTTTCAAAGGGTTTAGTCGAGACATCGTTCGACAATACTTTGTCATAGTCATTATCGCATACATCGCCGTATGCATCTTGATAGGAATTGCTCAGTTGGCTTTTTCTTTCTACATTGCCAGTTTGATCTATCCTAACTTCGGACACTACATGTTTGACACCAAACCTATTGGCGAAATGATATTCGAATGTGACCCAGCCATATACCTCTCAGCCTTCGTCAGTGTGACAGTTACTTATATCCTAATTTTCATCCTTTTGGCAGCTCTAGTAAGTTGGTACATTGCATCAAAAGTCAAGAAATATTTTGCAACAGTTGTAGACGAATGGTTTGATCACTGTCTCCGTGCTTTCAAGGCGAAGACAACAGCTGTTACAACCCCAAGAGCAG
- the LOC135347950 gene encoding uncharacterized protein LOC135347950 isoform X2 — translation MKERLEQEVDNLQRESASNLLSDDTIVVHIDTQPNLDPSGEIELITSEENSELENSELKRMIVQEAHDIREGEEGHYTAKVIQKRFFLRGCYYTGMWCSISMPSTSIYDRFHVHCWDCWNWIRGACDCCCG, via the exons ATGAAAGAACGTTTAGAACAAGAAGTGGATAACCTTCAACGTGAATCAGCTTCGAATCTACTTTCGGATGATACCATTGTTGTCCACATCGATACACAACCTAACCTTGATCCGTCTGGGGAAATTGAGCTCATTACTTCTGAGGAGAATTCAGAGTTAGAAAATTCAGAGTTAAAA AGAATGATTGTTCAAGAAGCCCATGACATACGAGAGGGCGAAGAAGGGCATTACACTGCCAAGGTGATTCAGAAAA GATTCTTCTTGCGTGGGTGTTATTACACAGGTATGTGGTGCTCTATTAGTATGCCAAG CACTTCTATTTATGATCGTTTCCATGTACATTGTTGGGACTGTTGGAATTGGATTAG GGGCGCATGTGATTGCTGCTGTGGATGA
- the LOC135347950 gene encoding uncharacterized protein LOC135347950 isoform X1 produces MKERLEQEVDNLQRESASNLLSDDTIVVHIDTQPNLDPSGEIELITSEENSELENSELKRMIVQEAHDIREGEEGHYTAKVIQKRFFLRGCYYTGMWCSISMPRYAEIYFLLLTRIRVPDSIINLLCTITGNSLTYHVALLFMIVSMYIVGTVGIGLGAHVIAAVDDCILVPVTIDGQNQTITIGVGSGIFVLLVGVTLNFIAIFFSLLTLYACCGLFGKCQTRRWKVLHCIGIPLGICTILIVVGTIVYSIFVGVSFYPLTQQEFEVPYCCRIPYYSTFIFILIAHVLTSVVTTVFLIIVLIMCVFVLIRCTICS; encoded by the exons ATGAAAGAACGTTTAGAACAAGAAGTGGATAACCTTCAACGTGAATCAGCTTCGAATCTACTTTCGGATGATACCATTGTTGTCCACATCGATACACAACCTAACCTTGATCCGTCTGGGGAAATTGAGCTCATTACTTCTGAGGAGAATTCAGAGTTAGAAAATTCAGAGTTAAAA AGAATGATTGTTCAAGAAGCCCATGACATACGAGAGGGCGAAGAAGGGCATTACACTGCCAAGGTGATTCAGAAAA GATTCTTCTTGCGTGGGTGTTATTACACAGGTATGTGGTGCTCTATTAGTATGCCAAGGTATGCCGAGATTTATTTTTTATTACTGACAAGAATCAGAGTGCCTGACAGTATAATAAATTTATTATGCACGATTACTGGTAATTCTCTGACCTATCATGTAGCACTTCTATTTATGATCGTTTCCATGTACATTGTTGGGACTGTTGGAATTGGATTAG GGGCGCATGTGATTGCTGCTGTGGATGACTGCATCTTAGTGCCAGTAACAATTGATGGACAGAATCAGACGATCACTATAGGTGTTGGAAGTGGCATATTTGTGCTACTAGTCGGAGTCACTTTGAATTTCATTGCCATATTTTTCTCTCTACTGACTCTGTATGCTTGTTGTGGATTGTTCGGAAAGTGTCAAACACGAAGATGGAAAGTTCTCCACTGTATTGGCATTCCTTTGGGAATTTGTACTATTCTCATTGTTGTGGGAACTATAGTTTACTCAATTTTTGTTGGAGTTTCTTTTTATCCACTTACGCAGCAGGAATTTGAAGTTCCTTACTGTTGTAGAATTCCGTACTATTCAACTTTTATATTCATTCTTATTGCACATGTTTTGACATCAGTTGTAACAACTGTTTTTCTTATAATTGTTTTGATCATGTGTGTTTTTGTTTTAATTAGGTGCACTATCTGTAGCTAA
- the LOC135347935 gene encoding uncharacterized protein LOC135347935, translating into MSQSTLCQSSQYRAIQNLYADLVEAIYPEIQNIMAKAFSKNIIGKELLDISMESSITANHKAKMFMSAIVSRIKLDSNAFDVFLKLLKKVESLEYMQERLEQEVANLQRESASNLLSDDTTDVQSDTQQLLPNLDPSEEIELIAPAEENSDLEEPHDMRQGEEGQYYTAKEIQFLNKRYFSLGQCYTVYLLLAVSLYAVGTVGIGLGVRIIAGMDDCKSVSITVYGKTQLIGLLNAGYGAFVLLVGVSLNLIATFFALLTPYLCCRLFGKCQHRGWRVPLCIGALLGICGLITAGATAIYSVIAGASFYPLTQQEFEIPYCFRIHYYSTFVFLLITHVLTSVVAAVCLIAFLIKCIFALIKCTIFSN; encoded by the exons ATGTCACAGTCAACTTTATGTCAGTCCTCCCAGTACAGAGCTATTCAGAACCTCTATGCTGACTTAGTGGAAGCTATCTATCCAGAAATACAAAACATTATGGCCAAAGCATTCAGCAAGAATATAATTGGAAAAGAACTACTGGATATATCCATGGAATCGAGTATTACAGCTAATCATAAAGCTAAAATGTTTATGTCTGCTATTGTTTCTCGAATAAAGCTCGACAGTAATGCTTTCGATGTATTCCTGAAGCTGTTGAAAAAAGTAGAATCATTGGAGTACATGCAAGAACGTTTAGAACAAGAAGTGGCTAACCTTCAGCGTGAATCAGCTTCGAATCTACTTTCAGATGATACTACTGATGTCCAAAGCGATACACAACAGTTACTACCTAACCTTGATCCGTCTGAGGAAATTGAGCTCATTGCTCCTGCTGAGGAGAACTCAGACTTAGAA GAACCCCATGACATGCGACAGGGAGAAGAAGGCCAGTATTACACAGCCAAAGAGATTCAATTCTTAAACAAAA GATACTTCTCGCTTGGGCAATGTTACACAG TATATCTACTTCTGGCTGTTTCTTTGTACGCTGTTGGGACTGTTGGAATTGGATTAG GAGTGCGTATAATTGCTGGTATGGATGACTGCAAGTCAGTGTCAATAACAGTTTATGGAAAGACTCAGCTGATCGGTTTACTGAATGCTGGATATGGTGCATTTGTACTACTAGTCGGAGTTTCTTTGAATTTGATTGCCACGTTTTTTGCTCTACTAACTCCATATCTTTGCTGTAGATTGTTTGGAAAGTGTCAACATCGAGGATGGAGAGTTCCATTATGTATTGGTGCTCTGTTAGGAATTTGTGGTTTGATCACTGCTGGCGCTACTGCAATTTACTCTGTTATTGCTGGTGCGTCTTTTTATCCTCTTACACAGCAGGAGTTTGAAATTCCTTACTGTTTTAGAATTCATTACTACTCAACTTTTGTATTCCTTCTTATCACACATGTACTGACATCAGTTGTTGCAGCTGTGTGTCTTATCGCTTTCTTGATTAAGTGTATTTTTGCTTTAATTAAGTGCACTATCTTTAGTAATTAA
- the LOC135348151 gene encoding poly [ADP-ribose] polymerase tankyrase-1-like: MSLYLASKNGRDQEVLSLLQSGYSPNSDYDSLPHTFQTRPVHTREHGRETPLHMACAYNHFRSAELLIKFGAIVAATDNIGWTPLHWASANNSEATAKLLLQHHCPTDITDKDGHTAADLARRNGHYALADYVEAFQPGPRGPLPLYPTLEQLSKLDCDSPALRLGARILNVGDCFENFRSRPRTTGYYLSTETLRIAKIKNIDMQWKDIVEGLLGIRERGLVYTVLQEYSYSGEGDSIMSVGAFYGWSQSDIQDPPLPGEN; the protein is encoded by the exons ATGAG TCTCTATTTGGCTAGTAAGAATGGCCGTGACCAAGAAGTGCTTAGCCTGCTACAGAGTGGATATTCACCCAACAGTGACTACGACTCACTCCCTCACACATTCCAAACTAGGCCAGTTCATACTAGAGAACATGGTAGAGAAACTCCACTGCACATGGCATGTGCTTACAACCATTTCCGCAGTGCAGAGCTACTCATAAAGTTTGGAGCCATTGTAGCTGCTACAGATAACATTGGCTGGACCCCTTTACACTGGGCAAGTGCTAACAACAGTGAGGCAACTGCTAAGCTGTTACTGCAACACCACTGTCCCACAG atatcacaGACAAGGATGGACACACTGCTGCTGATCTGGCCAGAAGGAATGGGCACTATGCTCTGGCCGACTATGTGGAGGCATTCCAGCCTGGACCTAGAG GTCCTCTGCCTTTGTACCCAACACTGGAACAGCTCAGTAAGCTGGATTGTGATAGTCCCGCACTTCGTCTCGGTGCTCGCATATTGAACGTGGGTGATTGCTTTGAGAATTTTCGGTCGCGGCCCCGGACCACCGGCTACTATCTCTCAACAGAAACTCTCCGTATAGCCAAAATCAAGAATATTGACATGCAGTGGAAGGATATTGTGGAAGGTCTATTGGGCATTAGAGAAAGAGGATTGGTATATACTGTGCTCCAGGAGTATAGTTACTCAG GGGAAGGTGATAGTATTATGTCAGTGGGTGCATTCTATGGCTGGTCCCAATCGGATATTCAAGACCCACCTCTACCAGGTGAAAATTAA